The Engystomops pustulosus chromosome 3, aEngPut4.maternal, whole genome shotgun sequence region TAGTAGCCACAGCatctaaaattgtatttttttaacccCAATAAAGGGTTTATCAAAGTTCATCAATAAATTCTATGTAACCCAATATTTTGGTTTTGAAAATTCTACTTAATAAGCCCTGATTAAGCCTTTGCTCACTGTGCAAAGCTCCCATAAAATTATTTGGACTGAATTATATTCTACCTTAAATTGACAACCAGGCGTTACCAAATTGGAGGTGTTTCCAAACTTACTGCTGACACACCCCTTACAAGTGGGAATGGTAAAACCCAGttgtcatttttttcataacttacaCAAAGTTCCCCTCCccttataattttttatatttgtccCTCAGCTAAGTGAAGAGTTAGAACAAGCTCCGGAGGATGTGGAGACTCTGGAAGACATGGATGAGGAGCAGGAAGACCTGGAGGAGCCCAACTCTGATACCCTGCCAGGTAATATAGGGCTACACAGtcaggtataataataataataattctttatttatatagcgcacacagattacgcagcgctgcacaaagcatgtcaaattagtccctgtccccaatggggctcacaatctaaacaatctaccagtatgttttggagtgtgggaggaaaccagaggacctggaggaaacccacgcaaacacagagaaaacatacaaactctttgcagattttgacctgggtgggatgcgaacccaggaccccagtgctgcaaggctgtaatgctacccactcagccaccgtgccgttgTGGGGCTATATGAGGTCTGGATGAGGGAGCTCCAGTCTTCTAATATATAGGGAAGAATACGTTGTCTTGTTATTCCCTACTCCCAATTCGGGGAACTTGCATGCTCAGCCACACTTGGAGATTTCTCTACTACAATGAAACTACTGAGATCTGTAGTGCAGATATTCACTTACACGCTTCAGAAGTCTAAATTTTAAAGTATTTTGACCCTATAGATGTGACCGTGAAGACAAGTGCCctacagtgatgacatcacaggcctCAGTGATATGCTGGAGTGGTCATATATAACAATAATCCTCTTTGTTGTCAATCCTGGGGGGACTAATAGGATCACACGGCAGATGTCACCGCAGCAGAGCAGACTCGCCAAGTTATGCCATGAAGAAGCCTCTGTAGACGGAGAAGTCACATCActaaacaccattcttcatgcttCCATGATTAAaggacatttcctttaaaggcaatTTACCACCTCTCAATTCCCCTACGAGTGAAATCACAATTGTGTAGATCACGTTATTAGCTTTCCATACATATATCTAATGTTTTGCTATGATAAGTCTTCATAgagaaaattcagtttttatctttatgcaaattagcttctctgTGCACCAGGGGTGGGGCTGTGTCTACCAGTGCACTAGTTTTCTTCTTCCTCAATTCTTCTGCAATTACTGTCTATCATTGTGTAAAGGAGTGCTGTTTTGACACACTGCAAGAAGAAAAGGGTTGCACTAGCAGGAacagccccgcccctggtgcacaGTGAAGCTATTTTGCATAAAGTGTACCTCCTTTCAGCATGTCAAACCAGCACTCCTTTACATAATGATTAACATCACTAGCAGAAATGagttatagaaagaaaaaaaactggtgcaccagTAGATACAGCTCCGCCCCTGGTGCACAgataagctaatttgcataacgaTTAAAGCAGAGTTTTCTCTAAATTGACAGATCACCAAGAATCGGGCAAAGTATCTCTGAAAATGCAGGTTTTACTTGACGGGTGATTTGGGAGCAGGTAGTTCACCTTTAAAGAGAAATCGCCTTCTAATTTTCCACATACACaaagatccaagatggcggtgacttgctcctgTGGGCGCTATACAGGACATCCATGGAGATCCAAGATGGTGGTGACTCGCTCCTGTGAGCGCAGTACAGGACATCCATggagatccaagatggcggtgactCCTCCGCTATACAGGACATCCATggagatccaagatggcggtgactCGCTCCTGTGAGCGCAGTACAGGACATCCATggagatccaagatggcggtgactAGCTCCTGTGAGCGCAGTACAGGACATCCATggagatccaagatggcggtgactCGCTCCTGTGGGCGCTATACAGGACATCCATggagatccaagatggcggtgactCGCTCCTGTGGGCGCTATACAGGACATCCATggagatccaagatggcggtgactCGCTCCTGTGGGCGCTATACAGGACTTCCATggagatccaagatggcggtgactAGCTCCTGTGGGCGCAATACAGGACATCCATggagatccaagatggcggtgactAGCTCCTGTGGGCGCTATACAGGACATCCATggagatccaagatggcggtgactCGCTCCTGTGGGCGCTATACAGGACATCCATGGAGATCCAAGATGGCGCAATTGCTGCTTCTATGTTGCTGTCATCATAGATCCCAGCAATATGTTTCCCTCACTACCATAAACATGGATGGGCGAGGGGCTTCTTGGGCCTTACAGGTTGTGGTGGCATTTGTGAAGTTTACAAGGAAAGTGGGCAGCCATGTTAGTTTTGGAAGGTTAATAAAATGACAGTACAGACAGGTGAGACTATgtatgttgtctgttaccatggagatgcatagATCTGTAAAGAAGATGTCATCAGAATTTCGCAGTAGTGCAGCTTAGGCTTCGGGCCTGTAACTATAATCCAGCATATCTCGGCACAGAAGTAAGATATTATTAAGCCGTTTTCACAGATCTTATCTTCACTAAGGggcattttcaaattttttggaaacTTATTTTGCAGAGCGAGATTCGGGCAGGAACAGCCCCTCCGTGCGTTTCAGCAGGACCTGTCTGAAGAACGTGTTCTCGGTGCTGCTCATCTTCGTGTATCTGCTGCTGATGGCTGTGGCCGTCTTCCTCGTCTATCAGACCATTACGGACTTCAGGGAAAAGCTGAAACACCCGGTTATGTCCGTCTCGTACAAAGAGGTGGATGTGTACGAGGCTCCAGGTAAGTGCATCTGGGGGTCACTTATCTGGGTTCATCTCAGCTGCTTTCAGTTTTATAAGTGGGATGTTATCCAGTATGGCAGGAACTCTGATGAATAATTTATAGGGATATCATTCCCTACTTGTCGTGTCAGTTTCAGTAGTGCATACAAAAGGCAGCCAGATGATCAGCTATTCCCTCttacacccctatacacatgcacactcaggtcTGATGAGTGTGCCAGTGTTCTGAATGGTGAGTGTAGAGTTATCTACAGTCTATCCCCTTGGTGATGGCTTCCAACAAAATAATTGGTCATGTGGAAATCCAAATTTCTGATCCTTTTTTCTTCCTGGTGAAAAGGTTGGTAGACCCCCATACATGTTAGATGGTGGTGGGTCCTGGTTTGGAGGACTAGTGCATCAGACCTATCATCCAGTGTTGTCTTTTACAGGAATAGCCATTTACCCAGGAAAAGCTAAACTCTTAAGCTGTGAACATCATCTGTACGACCACATCCCACCCCTAAAAAACTCAGGACAGCAGAGGAAAAACCAGTGCATCACCCAGACCATAAACTACACTGATCCCTTCACCAACCAGACCATGGTAATTATGCTGTTATGTTGTTATGGAATGAAGTAGAAGTCTCCCCCTTTATCCATAGACATAGCTGTAACTCAGTAGCAGAACTTCACCaacagaatactgagtgcagctctggggtataaaacaagatgtaactcaggatcagtacaggataagtaatgtcatgtatgtacacagtgactgcaccagtagcagaatagtgagtgcagctctggagtataatacaggatataactcaggatcagtacaggataagtaatgtcatgtatgtacacagtgactgcaccagcagcagaatagtgagtgcagctctggagtataatacaggatgtaactcaggatcagtacaggataagtaatgtcatgtatgtacacagtgactgcaccagcagaatagtgagtgcagctctggggtataatacaggatgtaactcaggatcagtacaggataagtaatgtcatgtatgtacacagtgcctgcaacagcagcagatagtgagtgcagctctggggtataatacaggatgtaactcaggatcagtacaggataagtaatgtcatgtatgtacacagtgactgcaccagcagcagaatagtgagtgcagctctggggtataatacaggatgtaactcgggatcagtacaggataagtcatgtatgtacacagtgactgcaccagcagcagaatagtgagtgcagctctggagtataatacaggatgtaactcaggattagtacaggacaagtaatgtcatgtatgtacacagtgactgcaccagcagaatagtgagtgcagctctggagtataatacaggatgtaactcaggatcagtacaggataagtaatgtcatgtatgtacacagtgactgcaccagcggcagaatagtgagtgcagctctggtgtataatacaggatgtaactcaggatcagtacaggataagtaatgtcatgtatgtacacagtgactgcaccagcagcagaatagtgagtgcagctctggagtataatacaggatgtaactcaggatcagtacaggataagtaatgtcatgtatgtacacagtgactgcaccagcatcagaatagtgagtgcagctctggactataatacaggatgtaactcaggatcagtacaggataagtaatgtcatgtatgtacacagtgactgcaccagcatcagaatagtgagtgcagctctggactataatacaggatgtaactcaggatcagtacaggataagtaatgtcatgtatgtacacagtgactgcaccagcatcagaatagtgagtgcagctctggactataatacaggatgtaactcaggatcagtacaggataagtaatgtcatgtatgtacacagtgactgcaccagcagcagaatagtgagtgcagctctggagtataatacaggatgtaactcaggatcagtacaggataagtaatgtcatgtatgtacacagtgactgcaccagcagcagaatagtgagtgcagctctggagtataatacaggatgtaactcaggatcagtacaggataagtaatatcatgtatgtacacagtgactgcaccagcagcagaatagtgagtgccgctctggagtataatacaggatgtaactcaggatcagtacaggataagtaatgtcatgtatgtacacagtgactgcaccagcagcagaatagtgagtgcagctctggagtataatacaggatgtatgtaTTTATAGTATTATAAATTTATGTAATCTGGGAAAGTTGTAATGTCAATACATTATTTTTCTGTACTTGTCATTGAaaaccactagagggcagcactGACCATAATTACCAAATCTGATATATTTACTATGATGTACACTGAGGTTATATTACAATGATCACTGAAGTGACGTTTCTTCTGATGTTCCTAGACAGAGATGAGTTCATTGCGGGTCCACATTTCCATTTCTATTCCAGCATTTTACCCACAAATTAAAAGCGATGGCTCGTCACTGTCTGTGGGATCTGATTGTCAGAATGAAGTGACTGCAGCTCAGTGGACAATTTAGATGtttccctgtatatactattgctTTCTTATGTGCCCTTATCTGCGATCCCTTTCTTCTTAGGATTGTAGTGGGAATCACATCTCCAATCGACTAACTGTTAAAATTTACTGTCAAACatacaatatattattattataaaaaaaatggagtgCAACTAGTTAaatatttttgtatgtttatgCAAGAAAATATtgataacaaaaaacaaaaaaaaaattaaagaagcaATATTACCCTCTCTGACACGGCACTGGCCCCTACTTCCTGTTCCCGTTTCAGCACacaggaagtgtctgctcagccaatcactggctatgTTGCTGGTCAGTTCGGCCACTGCTGATTGAATGATTTGACCATTTTTAATAGTTTAGGTGTCAAAAGTTTAAATTGAACCCTGAGCGGAGACACATTATACCTGAGAATTTGCGGGAAGAGGGTGGGGTGCGGATACTTTTGTAGGAGCCGTCACCTTTGATGTCCTTGTGTTGCAGAAGCACGCCCTCATTGTTAAAGGGCCGTGTGAAGTTCGGAAGAGGGAACtggttttcctgcagttccacctTAATGAAACAGAACAAGACTTCAGTGCCATCGACTACCTGCTGTTCTCCTCCTACAAGAACTTCCTGTCCAGGTGTGTGCGTCCCTCTGATAACTATTATTGTCACAAGTATTGTAGGGTAATGTGGTATATGTCTTAGTAAGGACATACCTGGAGTCtctgggctctgttcacacttggGTTCTGGTTCCAGCTGTGGCGGCAATGCTCATTATGATTAAAGGGAAATGGAGGGGCTCTCGACTGTTCTATCAAGGCTACGTATAGGTTCAGGTTCTGAGATTTTCAAGATTTCCTATTCTTGCActgaaaaatacatacaaatgtgAATAGACTCTTAGAGATCTGGAGATCATAGCACAAAATCTGGATCAGGACCTCCTATCTGGACTCTGTGTAACCCACGCTGATGACTGGGAATTGGTGATCATTGTGGCCATACGTTACAACCTGGCCTGATCTCTATGTATTATGCAGACACTGAAGCAGCAGGGACTTCACAAGCGGGAAGAGTTGTAGTAATACcctaaatgctatatttttgtactATCTGTAAGTGTGGAGTGCAGAATCTTCTGTGTATTCTACTGGGTAAAACTTCACTCTGCTCctccctgcctcctgcttgtaagagctgaCGTGGAGATAACTAgtacaagcaggaggcagggaaGCTGCATCACATGGAAATTAACTGTTGTGCTGCAGTGTTGGAGCTGTAGGTAACTGATCCATCACTTGCAGCCATTAGATAGGACTCTGAGAAGAACAAGTGCGGTGGCGGGAGACTCCGCCCACTCTAGTGCTGCAAAGCCAAGGGCATTGTGGGTAATGTAGTCTGCGTTTGTGGAACTTGATCAGAGGGAGAGAAGAAACCAGGTCGCATCAGGTAAAACAAGAATACTGGATTATCCGATACAATAGCCTTGGGATAATTGTTGGAGTTCttctttaaaacaaaaacaaaaaaaaaactatttaaaaaaaatgggttAAATTGCAGCCAGTTTCTTATAATGGGATGTGCCGATATTTCCCAACCTGTCGTCCTTGTGTGTGGATAAGGAGATGAGACAATGTGGCCTTGTCTTTGGGGTGCGTGTAGATCGGAGCCTGAATGAGTCCTTTGTGCAGAGGTCTTCCAGGTTCGGGATAATAGAGCGCGTCTATTGTCCAGAACATTTACCGATGTTTCCGCGTTCCTGCATCAGCCAACGCCTCCAAGCCCTAAAGTGAAGACCATGTAGTCCCATTTCTATAATATGTCCATGAACCAGGATACTCAGGATGTGCACGGCTATAGGagacacagtacacagacataatCTGTCCATGAACCAGGATGCTCAGGATGTGCATGGCTATAGGCgacacagtacacagacatagtggggctcatttacaaagggtccgaacgccgcactttcgtcgggtttcccaaatatttccgttttgcgccgaattgccccgggattttggagcacacgatcggattgtggcacatccgctttcacgcgacagaaatggggggcgtggccttcagacaacccgacggtttcggaaaaaacgcagaatttaaaaaacgatttgtgtcgcaagatcagcacttacatgcaccgggaaaaaggtgaactccagcagacctcggcgcagcagcgacacttgctggatatcgggcgcacgaccttagtgaatcctggcagacccgaatcagcgtcggacaatgcgccgcgggatcgcgactggacccggtaaataaatctgccccaatctgtccaTGAACCAGGGTGCTCAGGATGTGCACGGCTATAGGCGACACAGTACACAGACGTGCAAATCCCTATCATTATGGCGTCGGTTCATATCCGTGATGGCGTCTCGTACAACTCTAATAAATGGTAACGAGCCGCAGCTCTTTCTCTCCAGAAGATTTCCTAAATATTTATAGAAGGATGACAATAGATATGGCCGCTCTCGTTAATCATTATTCAATAATTACCCGCGTTCCGGTGCTTTAGAACAGTTATTTTCATTATCCCTGAACCACAGACGGTGGAGACTGAAATAGCGAGTGAGTCACctcgtaaaaacaattaaagaaGTGACGAGGCAGCTCCATCTGCTGCACCTGCTCTAATTGCAGTCTGTGGATGAGACTTCCCAAGGTTGATCATTTTCTTCAAATAGACCGAAGCAGAGAGACCTATTAAATCATTGATGTGTGACGTCCCATTATCTGTGTCTGCTCGGCCTCCGGTATAGACGTGGTGGAGCAGGAGAGGTCTGGCCGCCATAGGACTGTGTGGCCGGGAGCACCGGGACCTTGTAATTGGGGGCGGCCGGCAGAACAGGAGTCTGCACTTGGGGGCGGCCTATAGCACGGGGACCTTGTAATTGGGGGCGGCCTATAGCACGGGGACCTTGTAATTGGGGGTGGCCTATAGCAAGGGGACCTTGTAATTGGGGGCGGCCGAGAGCACGGGGACCTTGTAATTGGGGGCGGCCGGGAGCACGGGGGACCTTGTAATTGGGGGCGGCCGGGAGCACGGGGGACCTTGTAATTGGGGGCGGCCGGGAGCACGGGGGACCTTGTAATTGGGGACGGCCGGGAGCACGGGGACCTTGTAATTGGGGGCGGCCGGCAGAACAGGAGCCTGCACTTGGGGGCGGCCGAGAGCACGGGGACCTTGTAATTGGGGGCGGCCGGGAGCACGGGGACCTTGCAATTGTGGGCAGCCGGGAGCCAAGAAACCTTGTAATTGGGGGCGGCTGGGAGCACAGGGACCTTGTAATTGGGGGCGGCCGGGAGTACAGGAGCCTGCACTTGGGGGCGGCCGAGAGCACCGGGGCCTGTGCTTCGGGGCACCCGTGGACACGTGGGGCCTGTGCTTGGGGGGTGCACGGGGGGCCTGCGCTTAGGGCAGGAGCTGTAGACACTGAACAGCAGGATTTATGTAATAAAAACTACTAATGCCAGAGCCATAACAATTTGTTGGATTATTAATCGAAAAAAATTGGATAATATCCATATTtattagatttatttattttttcccagTGAAAACCAGACAAGATTCATGCAGGATTGTGAAAGCTCCTTCTCCAGCTGGAAGTTCTCTGGGGGTTTCCGAACTTGGGTGAAAATGTCGCTGGTGAAAACTACAGAGGAGGACGGGAGCCAATCGGTGGAGTTCAGGCAAGAGGTCAGTcaaagtgcttaaaggggttttccatgaatcGCAGTTCATGACCTCGTCCCCCGTTGGATCATGGCCCCTCAATCTTCTCGCAGGTCATTGCATTGTTTCTCTCTCCACAGACCAGCGTGGTCAACTACATTGATCGGAGGCAGATGACGGAAAAGGGAGACCAGCTATTCTTTGTGGTTTTTGAGTGGAAAGACCCGTATATTCAAGAGATCCAGGACGTGAGTGTGAAGTGTTCATTTCATGAGATGAAAACATTGGAATTTTAGTTCGGTATTCTTAGTGTGTGAACTGCGTCTGGCATTGGAGACCTCGctgctctcctctccatagacttttaaGTCATCTTATTTGTCAGTGAATTTCCACTTATGCGTATTTAAGGTACAGGAATGCGTGTTCTCCTCAACAAAAACTATATGCAAATTATCTGTTTTAAGAAAGAAGAAACCCATGCCTTAAGCATCATCATTAAGAAGGTTTCTCTCTCAAAGTCAATGCCCTACATTTTTATCAGGCCTCGTGACAATGTACCTAACAATTTAAGCCAAACCAGACACCTCTGCACACAGTTGTTTGGGGTTACTCACAGTGCAGAAGCATCTGAAgtagcctctaaatttgactcatctcaggtaaaatatgactcttctctgctcattctcTCATGACTttatgggagattttttttttttttttatacaggtgagatttcacataaaagagggaattcatgaaaggacatttcatcccctacctgagggggctggtagcttAATGGGTTCCCTTTGAAAGGGCCTAGGGTTTATGGTGGTTGGTAGTGATTGAGTGACGTCAGATGCTCCTGTATGTTGTGTGGCTATGCCATCCTCTGCTTCTCTTATGTCCTGTCGATTCCTTTGTTTTGTCCTACAGATCATCACAGCCAATCCCTGGAGCATGATCGCGCTGCTCTGCGGAGTCTTCCTGGTTTTATTTAAAGCCGCAGACTTTGCCAAACTCAGCGTAAAGTGGATGATCAAAATCCGCAGGCGGCATCTGAAGAAAAGGGCGCGGGAGCTGAACCACATAAGCTGAGAACCGGACATCTCACCTCCATGGTACTGCCTCCGTCTGGGCATTGATGGCGCCGCTGGACCGGtgccaggacaatgacccaaaaactGTACTTTTCTTAATTCATCTAGGAATAACACATTTGTGCGTGGCACATGCCCCCATTAATCTGTGAACACTTATACAGTGTCCCGACAATGTCATGGATCCTCGGAGGAACCTTATGGAGATCTGTGATTGGTGGTCTAGAGAATATTTAAAGGGGAGGTCACATCAGGACAACCACTTTCTATGTGCCCTGTTGGGGTATATAAGTATTAAGGAGGAGGTGTCTTTCTCTTGATGCCTCCTCTACTGGACTGGTTCCTTCCATGTTTTGTATAGCATTTATTTCAATATCATACGGGCTGGTAGAGCTGCTTTAAAGGGATGTTCATTTTGGAAaatcacctttaaaaaaaaaaaaaattcacatgtgATAGAGAATTGCTCAAACAGCAACTCCCTAACATAAATCTATTACTGGAATGTAGGAGGGATTTgatatgtacctgtaccttttGGCGGGGCCATGGGCTGTTCAGCATAGACATCCTTTACTAAAGGACTACATTATGTTGATGTTGATGGTGATTTTAGGTTGAAAAGAAaatgacagtgtatatataatttttttttttttttataggtgtcAGAGTTATACTATGGTCTGTATCAGAGCACCGAAACCTCTGCTTTGTGCAGTTGTTGTGATGAAGGTTAAGATTCTGGCTGTCTgatgccaccactagagggagctcactagaGGGGTTGTAGAACTGGAGCCACAGAAAATTAATGAcattgagctccacctagtggcagTTCTGGAATTCAAGTTTTCCATTAAAAACatatctcctatgtacaggatggGGAATAATTGGGGAACTGACTGCCGAGACCCTAAAGAGACCATGAGATTGAAGCGCTGGTCCACATGTACAGCCAGAATTTCACTCCCTTTTATGGCAGAGCAATATCCCATAGTCCAGTTGAAGTAAATGGAGTGGGAGTCTAGCTGATTTCATATGGTAATCCCCAATCCCTGTGATCGCTGGAGGTCCCAGGGGTCAGACCCCTCAGCCAATCCGATTCTTCACCCCAATCCTGTGCATTAGAGTGTATTCCAGAAACTAACCTACCTGTGAACTACCCACCACACCACCTCCAGTATTATTACTCAGTAGTATATACAGATAATAtagatgtatatttatgtatatatgtagattTTTGGGGTAACACTGGAATTTTAGAGTTAAACTTAAGTAAAGGGGACATTTTAAAGAGTAGATAACTTTGTcatcaaactttgcataaattacTCCAGTGTGTAAATGGGGAGTAACTATTATGTGTCTTCTGTGCTGGAGGCTGGAGAgcggctgctatgatgtctcccatacactgcacacaggagaggagaacctgcTCCAGCTCTTACTCCTAGGCAGCAGCATGTAGAACATTATAGAGCAATACTAACATGTAATGCTCCAGCtgcctctcttctccccctctgctcaccctccctctccatagacatctatgtaCTTTCACAGGTTTGTGAAACACATATTGTAATggagatattttttatttttctagtaAATATCAGTTTGGGATGGACCCATAGGTGGAGAAAGTTGCATTTTTCCATTGATAGATTTTAtcgaaaagtttattttttttaaatatgtgtttGTAATATGGATTTATGCAGATTTTATTCAGAGGCTGGAGAAAGTTTTAAAGGGAAATTTAAAACGAGAAAGGAAAAAATTCTGTTCTTAAACATTGAATATCTTTTATGGTTCTTTAGAATAATTGAGATTCTATGGGTAGAATGTTATGTACCTCAGCAGATGAAAAGATTCTTAGaccaaaaattgtgtttttacat contains the following coding sequences:
- the PACC1 gene encoding proton-activated chloride channel isoform X1 yields the protein MIRKEISRSYQELSEELEQAPEDVETLEDMDEEQEDLEEPNSDTLPERDSGRNSPSVRFSRTCLKNVFSVLLIFVYLLLMAVAVFLVYQTITDFREKLKHPVMSVSYKEVDVYEAPGIAIYPGKAKLLSCEHHLYDHIPPLKNSGQQRKNQCITQTINYTDPFTNQTMKHALIVKGPCEVRKRELVFLQFHLNETEQDFSAIDYLLFSSYKNFLSSENQTRFMQDCESSFSSWKFSGGFRTWVKMSLVKTTEEDGSQSVEFRQETSVVNYIDRRQMTEKGDQLFFVVFEWKDPYIQEIQDIITANPWSMIALLCGVFLVLFKAADFAKLSVKWMIKIRRRHLKKRARELNHIS
- the PACC1 gene encoding proton-activated chloride channel isoform X2, which translates into the protein MAVAVFLVYQTITDFREKLKHPVMSVSYKEVDVYEAPGIAIYPGKAKLLSCEHHLYDHIPPLKNSGQQRKNQCITQTINYTDPFTNQTMKHALIVKGPCEVRKRELVFLQFHLNETEQDFSAIDYLLFSSYKNFLSSENQTRFMQDCESSFSSWKFSGGFRTWVKMSLVKTTEEDGSQSVEFRQETSVVNYIDRRQMTEKGDQLFFVVFEWKDPYIQEIQDIITANPWSMIALLCGVFLVLFKAADFAKLSVKWMIKIRRRHLKKRARELNHIS